The Caproicibacterium lactatifermentans genome contains a region encoding:
- a CDS encoding acyl-CoA dehydrogenase, producing MNFKFTDEEKDILQMVHDFCVKKVGPRAGEIDEQEKFPEETWHELAEMGMTGLPYPEEYGGAGMSYLCYIAAIEEISKFCATTGTVLSAHTSLCTWPIFTYGTEEQKKKYLSDLCTGKKLGAFALTEANAGTDSAMQKTVAEDKGDYWLLNGNKVFITNSGYANVFVVFAMTDKSKGTHGISAFIVDRDTPGFTVGAHEKKMGIRGSSTSELIFNDAKVPKENLLGGIGKGFKVAMTTLDGGRVGIGAQAVGIAQGDIDQTIPYISARMQFGRRISQFQNTQFQMAGLQTATDAARLLVYRAAQAKQDGEPYSELAAMAKLAASKVAGDVTRECLQLVGGYGYTRDYPFERAMRDAKITEIYEGTSEVQRMVIAKWMGVN from the coding sequence ATGAATTTTAAGTTCACCGATGAAGAAAAAGACATCTTACAGATGGTACACGATTTCTGCGTCAAGAAAGTTGGCCCTCGTGCCGGCGAAATTGATGAGCAGGAGAAGTTCCCGGAAGAAACCTGGCATGAACTGGCTGAGATGGGCATGACTGGCCTGCCTTATCCGGAAGAGTACGGCGGTGCAGGTATGAGTTATCTGTGCTACATCGCTGCAATTGAGGAAATCTCCAAGTTCTGCGCAACAACCGGTACTGTCCTTTCTGCACATACTTCTCTGTGCACATGGCCTATCTTCACCTATGGCACCGAAGAGCAGAAGAAGAAATATCTGTCTGATCTGTGCACCGGCAAAAAGCTGGGCGCATTTGCTCTAACTGAAGCGAATGCTGGTACAGATTCTGCTATGCAGAAGACCGTTGCAGAAGACAAAGGTGACTACTGGCTGCTGAACGGCAACAAGGTATTCATTACCAACTCTGGCTATGCAAATGTCTTTGTGGTATTTGCAATGACTGATAAGAGCAAAGGTACCCATGGCATTTCTGCCTTCATCGTCGACCGTGACACTCCTGGTTTCACCGTTGGCGCACATGAGAAGAAGATGGGCATCCGCGGTTCTTCTACCAGCGAGTTGATTTTCAACGACGCAAAGGTCCCGAAGGAGAACCTGCTGGGCGGAATCGGCAAGGGCTTCAAGGTCGCTATGACGACTCTGGACGGCGGCCGTGTAGGCATCGGCGCTCAGGCTGTTGGTATTGCACAGGGCGATATCGACCAGACAATTCCTTACATCAGCGCTCGTATGCAGTTTGGCAGACGTATCAGCCAGTTCCAGAACACACAGTTCCAGATGGCTGGTCTGCAGACTGCTACTGATGCAGCTCGCCTGCTGGTTTATCGTGCAGCACAGGCTAAGCAGGACGGCGAGCCTTACAGTGAGTTGGCTGCTATGGCGAAGCTGGCAGCTTCTAAGGTTGCGGGCGACGTTACTCGTGAATGCCTGCAGCTGGTCGGCGGCTATGGTTACACTCGTGACTATCCGTTCGAGCGTGCAATGCGTGATGCTAAGATTACTGAAATCTACGAGGGCACTTCTGAAGTGCAGCGTATGGTTATTGCAAAATGGATGGGTGTTAATTAA
- a CDS encoding electron transfer flavoprotein subunit alpha/FixB family protein codes for MEAKSKDLWVFIETKEDGSAKNVGIELLNPGRELANKQGGKLVAVVVGYNTKAAVEEAGKHGADQIIVVDGEEYKVFSTDAYKLAMLHVIEKYAPTTILIGATPEGRDFAPRLSCNLKTGLTADCTGLDIDDETGNMIWTRPTFGGNLMACIMCPDNRPQMGTVRPGVFKKPAETENKAEVITEDFHVTPDQIRTEVLKVMKESAADFVDLEGADIIVSGGRGVGGADGFKILKDLADALGGVVGASRAAVDEGWISHSHQVGQTGKTVGPKLYIACGISGAIQHAAGITGSDVIVAINKDADAPIFDIADYGVVGNLFDIVPVFTEEVKKLKG; via the coding sequence ATGGAAGCTAAGAGCAAAGACCTTTGGGTTTTTATTGAAACAAAGGAAGACGGTTCTGCCAAGAACGTTGGTATCGAGCTGTTAAATCCTGGCCGCGAACTGGCAAATAAACAGGGCGGCAAGCTGGTGGCAGTTGTCGTCGGCTATAATACAAAAGCAGCTGTTGAAGAAGCAGGCAAACATGGTGCAGACCAGATTATTGTGGTAGACGGCGAAGAGTACAAAGTTTTCTCCACCGATGCGTACAAGCTTGCTATGCTGCATGTCATTGAGAAGTATGCACCGACCACCATTTTGATTGGTGCTACACCGGAAGGCCGCGACTTTGCGCCGCGCCTGTCCTGCAACTTGAAGACTGGTCTGACTGCAGACTGCACCGGCCTCGACATTGATGACGAGACTGGCAACATGATCTGGACTCGTCCAACATTCGGCGGCAACCTGATGGCTTGCATCATGTGCCCGGACAACCGTCCTCAGATGGGCACGGTGCGTCCTGGCGTGTTCAAAAAGCCTGCTGAAACCGAAAACAAGGCAGAAGTTATCACAGAAGATTTCCATGTCACTCCTGACCAGATTCGTACAGAAGTCCTGAAAGTTATGAAGGAATCTGCAGCTGACTTTGTTGACCTCGAGGGTGCGGACATCATCGTATCCGGCGGCCGCGGTGTTGGCGGTGCAGATGGCTTTAAGATACTGAAGGATTTGGCAGATGCTCTGGGCGGCGTTGTTGGCGCTTCCCGTGCAGCTGTTGATGAGGGCTGGATCTCTCACTCCCATCAGGTTGGCCAGACTGGCAAAACAGTTGGCCCGAAGCTGTATATTGCCTGCGGTATTTCCGGTGCGATTCAGCATGCGGCTGGTATCACCGGTTCTGATGTGATTGTAGCAATCAACAAGGATGCAGACGCACCGATTTTTGATATAGCTGATTACGGTGTTGTTGGCAACCTGTTTGATATTGTCCCAGTCTTCACTGAAGAGGTTAAGAAGCTGAAAGGCTGA
- a CDS encoding electron transfer flavoprotein subunit beta/FixA family protein produces the protein MNILVCVKQVPDTTEIKIDPKTNTLIRDGVPSIVNPFDGYALEAAARIKDKNPDTKIVVMSMGPSQAEAALRDCLAIAADKAYLVSDRAFGGSDTLATSYILSSAVKKIEELEGKFDAVFCGKQAIDGDTAQVGPELAEHLGYPQVTYGLEVSLEDDSLHVLREAEDGTEIIGVKLPCVVTFTKPSFDPRFPTIKRKMAARRAKIEQLSAADLTTIDLTRAGLKGSPTKVKKSFVPPRKEAGVVIKEATPEDSAHKLFQTLNDAHVI, from the coding sequence ATGAATATTTTGGTATGTGTTAAGCAGGTACCGGACACCACTGAAATCAAAATTGATCCTAAGACCAATACTTTGATTCGTGACGGCGTACCCAGCATCGTAAATCCATTCGACGGGTATGCACTGGAAGCTGCCGCCCGCATCAAAGACAAGAACCCCGACACTAAGATCGTGGTTATGTCTATGGGACCGAGTCAGGCAGAAGCTGCTCTGCGTGACTGTTTGGCTATTGCGGCCGATAAGGCTTATTTAGTAAGCGACCGCGCTTTTGGCGGTTCCGATACACTGGCCACCAGCTATATCCTCAGTTCTGCAGTTAAGAAGATTGAAGAACTGGAAGGCAAATTTGACGCTGTCTTCTGCGGCAAGCAGGCTATTGATGGCGATACTGCACAGGTTGGCCCGGAGCTGGCTGAACATCTGGGCTATCCGCAGGTTACCTATGGCCTGGAGGTTTCCCTGGAAGATGACAGCCTTCATGTACTGCGTGAAGCTGAGGACGGCACCGAAATTATCGGTGTTAAGTTGCCCTGCGTGGTAACATTTACCAAACCGAGCTTTGACCCTCGTTTCCCCACCATTAAGCGTAAAATGGCCGCTCGCAGAGCAAAAATTGAGCAGCTGTCTGCGGCAGATCTGACAACAATTGACCTTACCCGTGCTGGTTTGAAGGGCTCTCCGACTAAAGTTAAAAAGTCCTTTGTTCCGCCGCGCAAAGAGGCTGGTGTCGTCATCAAGGAGGCAACTCCTGAGGACTCCGCCCACAAACTGTTCCAGACGCTTAACGATGCACACGTCATTTAA